The following proteins are co-located in the Deinococcus metallilatus genome:
- a CDS encoding GAF domain-containing protein, giving the protein MTLPPFPSELSAALTVRAFGRALAEFACKTVRAHGVQVWAVVGGSLVAVGEEGRGLGLSDGTVAARALAQGQPVAEGMLACLPFGGGVLEFVGADPEGVEALSGLTPLLTLALEGVQAREVRRGRGRVAETVEQLVRRLGGSLNLPEVLTATAESAALALGFGRAFVGLFSEVGEAGARTGEVFTHGFDEAFTGGIAVGPVSFGQLVERGEVILYERTRDAGTPLAAGLAELDPEVALIAPLSARGRPLGVLYVDSRSPGARASEDDTWLVLALAEQASLAIDNARLYSTETRKREAAEALREAGAALAGSLHLRDTLSRLLERATALFGTDAAGVYELQPDGRTLTIRNAVGLPNDYVLRVRAKVGAGVTGRAVERREIVVAHDLTREHLGGGSRYTRQLLAQGRYPYRGVVGLPLGTRAGVFGALTLYWKDPLPLGEDDLALTEVFAAQASLAIENARLYEEELRREREAAVLLNVGRLLGEDQSDPALAEAARLATLALNAGRGLIALMGEDGQMTRCATFNLHAPGPSELASLLAQLGRGPRPLTRRHALPVAGSALIVPLRGDPGGDGPDHLLGFLYADDPGTEAPSDRVLGLARSVADQMALTLTRERLLSALARQEARYRQLAEGAHDLILSADPAGTITYANPAATRLLEPLTGPLIGANLLTLPTPATRGALHAAWDAVNTHAAGGRTEIEIGPYRLEVRLSAMRQAGVPQSVLAVARDLSELQTLAAEIQRRGQALEAATSRQSELRSYLTLFTQAQEEERRRISRELHDDTAQVLIATSRRVARLARDLDGPQRARADDILGDLNAAIESVRRFARNLRPSVLDDLGLLPALEWLAGQAQTETRLEVSGSERRLAPALELTVFRLAQEALTNVDKHARARSAAIRVAFEEGGVRVAITDDGQGFTTDQAQARAQAGHLGLIGLRERVTLAGGELGVESEPGRGTRLTFTLPG; this is encoded by the coding sequence ATGACCCTCCCCCCCTTCCCCTCCGAACTGAGCGCCGCGCTGACCGTGCGGGCGTTCGGGCGGGCGCTGGCGGAGTTCGCCTGCAAGACGGTGCGGGCGCATGGGGTGCAGGTGTGGGCGGTGGTGGGCGGGTCGCTGGTGGCGGTGGGCGAGGAGGGCCGGGGGCTGGGGCTGAGTGACGGGACCGTGGCGGCGCGGGCGCTGGCGCAGGGGCAGCCGGTGGCGGAGGGGATGCTGGCCTGCCTGCCCTTTGGCGGGGGGGTGCTGGAATTCGTGGGGGCGGACCCGGAGGGGGTGGAGGCGCTCTCGGGCCTCACGCCGCTGCTGACGCTGGCACTGGAGGGTGTGCAGGCGCGCGAGGTGCGGCGGGGCCGCGGGCGGGTGGCGGAGACGGTCGAGCAACTGGTGCGGCGGCTGGGGGGCAGCCTGAATCTCCCCGAGGTGCTGACCGCCACCGCCGAGAGCGCCGCGCTCGCGCTGGGCTTCGGCCGGGCTTTCGTGGGCCTGTTCAGCGAGGTGGGGGAGGCCGGGGCGCGGACTGGGGAAGTCTTCACGCACGGCTTCGACGAGGCGTTCACGGGCGGGATCGCCGTCGGCCCGGTGTCGTTCGGGCAACTGGTGGAGCGCGGTGAGGTGATCCTGTACGAGCGGACACGCGATGCCGGGACGCCCCTGGCGGCGGGCCTGGCCGAACTGGACCCCGAGGTGGCGCTGATCGCCCCGCTGAGCGCGCGGGGCCGCCCGCTGGGGGTGCTGTACGTGGACAGCCGTTCGCCGGGCGCGCGGGCCAGCGAGGACGACACCTGGCTGGTGCTGGCCCTGGCCGAGCAGGCGTCGCTCGCCATCGACAATGCCCGGCTGTACAGCACCGAGACTCGCAAGCGTGAGGCCGCCGAGGCGCTGCGCGAGGCGGGGGCGGCGCTGGCGGGCAGCCTGCACCTGCGCGACACCCTCTCCCGGCTGCTGGAGCGGGCCACGGCGCTTTTCGGGACCGACGCGGCGGGCGTGTACGAGCTGCAACCCGACGGGCGGACCCTGACCATCCGCAACGCGGTGGGCCTGCCCAACGACTACGTGCTGCGGGTGCGGGCCAAGGTGGGCGCGGGCGTGACCGGGCGCGCGGTGGAGCGGCGCGAGATCGTGGTCGCCCACGACCTGACCCGCGAGCATCTGGGCGGAGGGAGCCGCTACACCCGGCAACTGCTGGCGCAGGGCCGTTACCCGTACCGGGGCGTGGTCGGCCTGCCGCTGGGGACACGCGCCGGGGTGTTCGGGGCGCTCACGCTCTACTGGAAAGACCCCCTGCCGCTGGGCGAGGACGACCTCGCGCTCACCGAGGTGTTCGCCGCCCAGGCGTCCCTGGCCATCGAGAACGCGCGGCTGTACGAGGAGGAACTGCGCCGCGAACGCGAGGCCGCCGTGCTGCTGAACGTCGGGCGGTTGCTGGGCGAGGACCAGAGTGACCCCGCGCTCGCGGAAGCCGCGCGCCTGGCCACGCTGGCCCTGAACGCCGGGCGCGGCCTGATCGCCTTAATGGGTGAGGACGGGCAAATGACCCGTTGCGCCACCTTCAACCTGCACGCGCCCGGCCCCTCCGAACTCGCGTCGCTGCTCGCGCAACTCGGGCGGGGTCCCCGGCCCCTCACGCGCCGCCACGCCCTGCCGGTCGCCGGAAGCGCGCTGATCGTGCCCCTGCGCGGTGACCCGGGCGGGGATGGTCCCGACCACCTCCTCGGCTTCCTGTATGCGGACGATCCGGGCACGGAGGCGCCCAGTGACCGTGTGCTGGGGCTGGCGCGCAGTGTGGCCGACCAGATGGCGCTGACGCTGACCCGCGAGCGGCTCCTCTCGGCCCTGGCCCGCCAGGAGGCCCGTTATCGCCAGCTCGCGGAGGGCGCCCACGACCTGATCCTGAGCGCGGACCCCGCCGGGACCATCACCTACGCGAACCCCGCCGCGACCCGCCTGCTGGAACCCCTGACCGGGCCGCTGATCGGCGCTAACCTGCTGACCCTGCCCACGCCCGCCACCCGGGGCGCCCTGCACGCCGCCTGGGACGCCGTGAACACCCACGCCGCCGGGGGCCGCACCGAGATCGAGATCGGTCCCTACCGGCTGGAGGTGCGCCTGAGCGCCATGCGGCAGGCCGGGGTCCCCCAGAGCGTCCTGGCCGTTGCGCGCGACCTCTCGGAACTCCAGACGCTCGCCGCCGAGATTCAGCGCCGGGGGCAGGCGCTGGAGGCCGCCACCAGCCGTCAGAGCGAGCTGCGGAGCTACCTCACCCTCTTCACCCAGGCGCAGGAGGAAGAGCGCCGCCGCATCAGCCGCGAGCTGCACGACGACACAGCCCAGGTGCTGATCGCCACCTCCCGGCGCGTTGCCCGTCTGGCCCGAGACCTGGACGGCCCGCAGCGTGCCCGCGCCGACGACATCCTGGGCGACCTGAACGCCGCCATCGAGAGCGTGCGCCGCTTTGCGCGCAACCTGCGTCCCAGCGTGCTCGACGACCTGGGCCTGCTGCCCGCGCTGGAATGGCTCGCGGGCCAGGCGCAGACCGAAACCCGGCTGGAGGTCAGCGGTTCCGAGCGCCGCCTCGCGCCCGCCCTCGAACTCACCGTGTTCCGCCTCGCGCAAGAAGCCCTCACCAACGTGGACAAGCACGCCCGCGCCCGCAGCGCCGCCATCCGCGTCGCCTTCGAGGAGGGGGGCGTGCGGGTCGCCATCACCGACGACGGCCAGGGCTTCACCACTGATCAGGCCCAGGCCCGCGCCCAGGCCGGACATCTGGGGCTGATCGGCCTGCGCGAGCGGGTCACGCTCGCGGGCGGCGAACTGGGTGTGGAGAGCGAACCGGGGCGGGGGACAAGGCTGACGTTTACGTTGCCGGGGTGA
- a CDS encoding YkoP family protein yields MSVPRSPARPLWPLLTRAGAFGTLHGGHPGAPHLGLTVPVLTAADLGEALAALAQAQVRATLLVPPALARQVPDEVRAAAQAGHEIAGWGVPTDLPLLEVTAGQPVTAWGLAGADLTRAHLARLAARGVRPLPLPSPTPEPGLTLQVLPGDLGRVLPRLKDLGYRPVPARDLPDLRPAVPRDLLLHLYRRLVDDRFERAHGVTPLTERADAVMRVAARPAAAPLPLPPGTPVAELHLHSPRLVGLTTRGALTAYRAYQRSLRDVARALRERPELQGAQAVFAVTLFHGPLEQSGFTLVPLPPLRARVYGWGFRLMRLVYGTTNTPSETEPRLAWMEREAFLRRHG; encoded by the coding sequence ATGTCCGTTCCGCGTTCCCCCGCCCGGCCCCTCTGGCCGCTCCTGACCCGCGCCGGGGCCTTCGGGACCCTGCATGGCGGCCATCCCGGCGCCCCCCACCTGGGCCTGACGGTCCCGGTCCTGACGGCGGCCGACCTCGGGGAAGCCCTGGCGGCCCTCGCCCAGGCGCAGGTCCGGGCCACGCTGCTGGTGCCCCCCGCCCTGGCCCGGCAGGTGCCGGATGAAGTGCGGGCCGCCGCGCAGGCCGGACATGAGATCGCCGGGTGGGGCGTCCCCACCGACCTCCCGCTGCTGGAGGTCACGGCGGGCCAGCCCGTCACCGCCTGGGGACTGGCCGGGGCCGACCTCACCCGCGCCCACCTCGCCCGGCTGGCGGCGCGGGGCGTGCGGCCGCTCCCCCTCCCCTCGCCCACCCCGGAGCCGGGGCTGACGCTGCAGGTGCTGCCCGGTGACCTCGGCCGCGTCCTGCCGCGTCTGAAGGACCTGGGCTACCGTCCGGTGCCCGCGCGTGACCTGCCGGACCTGCGGCCCGCCGTACCCCGCGACCTGCTGCTGCACCTGTACCGCCGCCTGGTGGACGACCGTTTCGAGCGGGCGCACGGCGTCACACCCCTCACCGAGCGCGCCGACGCCGTGATGCGGGTGGCGGCGCGGCCTGCTGCGGCACCGCTGCCCCTCCCGCCCGGCACGCCTGTTGCCGAACTGCACCTGCACAGCCCGCGTCTGGTGGGCCTGACCACAAGAGGCGCCTTGACCGCGTACCGGGCCTACCAGCGTTCGCTGCGCGACGTGGCCCGCGCCCTGCGTGAGCGGCCCGAGCTGCAAGGCGCGCAGGCGGTGTTCGCCGTCACCCTCTTTCACGGGCCGCTGGAGCAGAGCGGCTTCACGCTGGTGCCCCTGCCCCCGCTGCGGGCGCGGGTGTACGGGTGGGGCTTCCGCCTGATGCGCTTGGTGTACGGGACGACGAATACGCCCTCCGAGACGGAACCCAGGCTGGCCTGGATGGAGCGGGAAGCGTTTTTGAGGCGGCATGGGTGA
- a CDS encoding glycosyltransferase family 4 protein gives MKPLRIGLFTDTFLPDQNGIVTSVGLLSDELRARGHHVDVVAPFFPEQQDTRPDVRRAPSVRYVFLPTYRLAWPTRKDFEQKYDLIHTHTPLTLGLAGARLARKWDVPHVATYHTHIEAYTHYVPGLTLLQKQTRVVTRLMGLYYRRADAVITPTAAMLDVTHEMGVRNPVVIPTSVEPEVLRSAPPVDTPWPAGTRRLLTVGRLAREKRFDLVLDTLAQLPDAHLVILGEGPEREHLVRHTERLGIADRVTFLGVKPWTEIGAYYRLAELFLFASDTETQGLVLQEAQLMGVPVVAVGARGTLSGVAQGKSGYLVAPGDVAALTRHARAILGDGMLWRRLSEGARSFGTAWTPGGVAERVLDVYAGVLGVPREVPFPAEAASPRNTLAYDR, from the coding sequence ATGAAGCCCCTCCGCATCGGGCTGTTCACGGATACCTTCCTGCCGGATCAGAATGGGATCGTGACCAGCGTGGGCCTCTTGAGCGACGAGCTGCGCGCGCGGGGGCATCACGTGGACGTGGTCGCCCCCTTCTTTCCGGAGCAGCAGGACACCCGCCCGGATGTGCGCCGCGCACCCAGCGTCCGCTACGTGTTCCTGCCGACCTACCGCCTGGCCTGGCCGACGCGCAAGGACTTCGAGCAGAAGTACGACCTGATCCACACCCACACGCCCCTCACGCTGGGGCTGGCGGGCGCGCGGCTGGCGCGCAAATGGGATGTGCCGCACGTCGCCACCTACCACACCCATATCGAGGCCTATACCCACTACGTCCCCGGCCTGACGCTGCTGCAAAAGCAGACGCGGGTGGTCACCCGCCTGATGGGCCTGTACTACCGCCGCGCCGACGCGGTGATCACGCCCACCGCCGCCATGCTGGACGTGACCCACGAGATGGGCGTCCGCAACCCGGTCGTGATTCCCACCAGCGTCGAGCCGGAGGTGCTGCGCTCGGCGCCCCCGGTGGATACCCCCTGGCCCGCCGGGACCCGCCGCCTGCTGACGGTCGGACGGCTGGCGCGTGAGAAACGCTTCGATCTGGTGCTGGACACGCTGGCGCAGTTGCCGGACGCGCATCTGGTGATTCTGGGGGAGGGGCCGGAGCGGGAGCATCTGGTCCGGCACACCGAGCGTCTGGGGATCGCGGACCGCGTGACCTTCCTGGGCGTGAAACCCTGGACCGAGATCGGCGCGTACTACCGCCTGGCCGAACTGTTCCTGTTTGCCAGCGACACCGAGACGCAGGGGCTGGTCCTCCAGGAGGCGCAACTGATGGGCGTGCCGGTGGTCGCGGTGGGGGCGCGGGGGACGCTGAGCGGCGTGGCGCAGGGGAAGAGCGGCTATCTGGTCGCGCCGGGCGACGTGGCCGCCCTGACGCGCCACGCGCGGGCCATCCTCGGTGACGGGATGCTGTGGCGTCGGCTCTCGGAGGGGGCGCGCAGCTTCGGCACCGCCTGGACACCGGGCGGGGTGGCCGAGCGGGTGCTGGACGTGTACGCGGGCGTGCTGGGCGTGCCGCGCGAGGTTCCCTTTCCGGCCGAGGCGGCTAGTCCTCGAAATACCCTCGCGTATGACCGCTGA
- a CDS encoding glycosyltransferase translates to MPDFTVVIPARNEAQYLPLTLRALERQTLAPTEVLVVDNASRDGTASVARAWGAQVVACEVRGIARARQAGLEAARTPWIASTDADSLPAPDWLARLNVAAQQHPGRVALYGPMRFCGVSRPLMTLSELGYGTFLHACELAGRPNLAGANMAFSRQAAALAGGYPDVEAYEDVLLGQALAQLGEVAYVPGALVETSARRLEGGWLPFLWRHALNLSGHTRGYFED, encoded by the coding sequence GTGCCGGACTTCACGGTTGTGATTCCCGCCCGCAACGAGGCGCAGTACCTGCCCCTGACGCTGCGCGCCCTGGAACGTCAGACTCTTGCTCCCACCGAGGTCCTCGTGGTGGACAACGCCAGCCGTGACGGGACGGCCAGCGTCGCGCGGGCCTGGGGCGCGCAGGTCGTGGCCTGCGAGGTCCGCGGCATCGCCCGGGCGCGGCAGGCGGGCCTGGAGGCCGCCCGGACCCCCTGGATCGCCTCGACCGACGCCGACTCGTTGCCCGCGCCCGACTGGCTGGCCCGGCTGAACGTGGCCGCCCAGCAACACCCGGGCCGGGTCGCCCTCTACGGCCCGATGCGCTTCTGCGGCGTCTCGCGGCCCCTGATGACCCTCTCGGAGCTGGGCTACGGCACCTTCCTGCACGCCTGCGAGCTGGCGGGCCGCCCCAACCTGGCCGGGGCGAACATGGCCTTTTCCCGGCAGGCGGCGGCCCTGGCGGGCGGCTACCCCGACGTGGAAGCCTATGAGGACGTGCTGCTGGGGCAGGCCCTCGCGCAGCTGGGAGAGGTGGCCTATGTCCCCGGCGCGCTGGTCGAGACGAGCGCCCGGCGGCTGGAGGGGGGCTGGCTGCCTTTCTTGTGGCGGCACGCGCTGAATCTCAGCGGTCATACGCGAGGGTATTTCGAGGACTAG
- a CDS encoding MFS transporter, with product MTRRLPPLPLRPGTLGSVAAAALTLACAEFVRSGLYAAYLPQAGPRELGLPLTAVGAAWTAHFAADTLMRSPAGALIARFGLRPVMLAGALLSLAALTLLPLAHHVGVLILIAVVHGIGFSAMWPGTMNLTADAARPGYQGRALTFVSLTVMPLVGGGFLLFGAVAGRADRWPYLLALAVQALAVLAALAVPVRGPRPAAQPQEEPAPSPAPEARRRVALRALLPLLPAAFMQTLTLTLLGPLIFTLAPHLGVNYWGMVAVLVVGAVVAYASLPLTGRVADRGRARLAVTLGFALLGLALAGFAAAPPVWVLYVLAVIAGLGYAFIAPGWAALVTGTLPEGERPAAWGVLMTVENAGTALGPLVGTFAFQRLGMSGPFLIGAALALLTAAGYVLFRRAFPGRRGAQPT from the coding sequence ATGACCCGCCGCCTCCCCCCCCTGCCGCTGCGCCCCGGCACGCTGGGAAGCGTCGCCGCCGCCGCCCTGACCCTGGCCTGCGCGGAGTTCGTGCGCAGCGGCCTGTACGCGGCCTATCTGCCGCAGGCGGGTCCGCGCGAACTGGGTCTGCCCCTCACCGCCGTCGGCGCGGCCTGGACGGCGCACTTCGCCGCCGACACCCTGATGCGGAGCCCGGCGGGCGCGCTGATCGCCCGCTTCGGCCTGCGGCCGGTGATGCTCGCGGGGGCGCTGCTGAGCCTCGCGGCGCTGACGCTGCTGCCCCTGGCACACCACGTCGGGGTGCTGATCCTGATCGCCGTGGTGCACGGCATCGGCTTCTCGGCCATGTGGCCCGGCACCATGAACCTGACCGCCGACGCCGCCCGCCCGGGTTACCAGGGCCGCGCGCTGACCTTCGTCAGCCTGACGGTGATGCCGCTGGTGGGCGGCGGATTTCTGCTGTTCGGCGCGGTGGCGGGGCGGGCGGACCGCTGGCCCTACCTGCTCGCGCTGGCCGTGCAGGCGCTGGCCGTGCTCGCCGCCCTGGCGGTGCCGGTGCGCGGCCCCCGACCGGCGGCCCAGCCGCAGGAGGAACCCGCGCCGTCCCCCGCCCCGGAGGCCCGCAGGCGGGTCGCGCTGCGCGCCCTGCTGCCGCTGCTCCCCGCCGCCTTTATGCAGACCCTGACCCTGACGCTGCTGGGGCCGCTGATCTTCACCCTGGCGCCGCACCTGGGCGTGAACTACTGGGGGATGGTGGCCGTGCTGGTGGTGGGCGCCGTGGTGGCGTACGCCAGTCTCCCGCTGACCGGCCGGGTGGCCGACCGGGGCCGCGCCCGCCTGGCGGTCACGCTGGGCTTCGCGCTGCTCGGCCTGGCGCTGGCCGGGTTCGCCGCCGCCCCGCCCGTGTGGGTGCTGTACGTGCTGGCGGTGATTGCCGGGCTGGGCTACGCCTTTATCGCGCCGGGCTGGGCGGCCCTGGTCACCGGCACCCTGCCGGAAGGCGAGCGGCCCGCCGCCTGGGGTGTCCTGATGACGGTCGAGAACGCCGGGACCGCCCTTGGCCCGCTGGTGGGCACCTTCGCCTTTCAGCGCCTGGGAATGTCCGGCCCCTTCCTGATCGGTGCGGCCCTGGCTCTCCTCACCGCCGCGGGCTACGTCCTGTTCCGCCGCGCCTTTCCGGGCCGCCGGGGCGCGCAGCCCACCTGA